From a region of the Desulfuromonas sp. KJ2020 genome:
- a CDS encoding YceK/YidQ family lipoprotein: protein MKKFNVIFIFVSVFLINGCSTIEHRLSSPEKKAEFQDYGIVQDGIYPATRQDFLALKYIPNSEYRPGQVDYLSNAILACFVVIDIPISIVFDTIFLPHDLNIKNEPDTEVKSITEKNKEY, encoded by the coding sequence ATGAAGAAGTTTAATGTTATCTTTATATTCGTCAGTGTGTTCCTTATCAATGGTTGTTCAACAATTGAACATAGATTGAGTAGCCCTGAGAAAAAAGCTGAGTTTCAGGATTATGGCATTGTCCAAGATGGTATTTATCCAGCAACTCGGCAAGATTTTTTAGCATTAAAATATATTCCCAACTCGGAGTATAGACCTGGGCAAGTCGATTATTTGAGCAATGCTATTCTTGCATGCTTCGTCGTAATTGATATTCCAATCTCGATAGTTTTTGACACCATATTTTTACCACATGACTTAAATATCAAAAATGAACCGGATACGGAAGTAAAGTCTATTACTGAAAAAAACAAAGAATATTAA
- a CDS encoding YceK/YidQ family lipoprotein, whose protein sequence is MKQIVFTIFILSLYGCASSIAINERLSEKSNESHEKGTNENTTPLDVDTSVYPATKLDYVAFQVFCCSDYIDTESKQPLSAHIFTKTVVPLMCIVDLPFSIVSDTLLFPFDLYAIQQKEGTKEQPNHTIKAEEN, encoded by the coding sequence ATGAAACAAATTGTTTTCACCATTTTCATATTATCTCTTTATGGTTGCGCAAGCTCTATTGCCATAAATGAACGATTGAGTGAAAAGTCTAACGAATCACATGAGAAGGGCACTAACGAAAACACTACACCATTAGATGTCGATACCAGTGTTTACCCTGCAACCAAATTGGACTATGTGGCTTTTCAGGTTTTTTGTTGTAGTGACTACATTGACACTGAAAGTAAACAACCTTTATCAGCACATATTTTTACAAAAACGGTCGTACCTCTTATGTGTATTGTCGATTTACCTTTTTCGATAGTTTCTGACACATTGCTATTTCCTTTTGATCTCTATGCAATCCAACAAAAGGAAGGTACAAAAGAGCAGCCTAACCACACAATCAAGGCGGAGGAAAACTAG
- a CDS encoding IS110 family transposase produces the protein MKFYTKAHRFYCGVDLHADAMYVCILDASGEVVVHKNIPTRPKAFLRLIKAYRKGLVVGCECMFTWYWLADLCAEEGIDFVLGHALYMRAIHGGKAKNDKIDSYKIAVLLRGGSFPLSYVYPKEMRATRDLLRRRNHLVRKRAELFAHIQNTATQYNLPAPLGRIAKPSERGDLLSKFPDPVVRRMVEVDLLTIEHYEQLLDRLERELEKVATRHDPVNLSLLKSIPGVGKILGMVMLYEIEDIARFPREQDFASYCRLVKPAKQSNGKSYGHSGKKIGNAHLRWAFGEAVVLMLKGNAPAQQVKQRLASKHGKGKAMAILAHRLGRAVYYMLKNQVPFDQELFLRKST, from the coding sequence ATGAAATTCTACACCAAAGCGCACCGATTTTATTGCGGCGTCGATCTGCATGCCGACGCCATGTATGTGTGTATCCTCGATGCGAGCGGCGAGGTGGTCGTTCACAAGAACATCCCGACTCGCCCCAAGGCCTTCCTGCGACTGATCAAAGCGTATCGAAAAGGACTGGTGGTCGGCTGCGAGTGCATGTTCACCTGGTACTGGCTCGCCGATCTGTGCGCTGAAGAAGGCATCGATTTCGTCCTCGGCCATGCCCTCTACATGCGAGCCATCCATGGCGGCAAGGCCAAGAACGATAAGATCGATTCCTACAAGATCGCCGTACTGCTTCGTGGCGGCTCCTTCCCGCTGTCCTATGTCTATCCCAAAGAGATGCGTGCTACCCGCGATCTGCTTCGGCGCCGCAACCATCTGGTTCGTAAACGTGCCGAGCTCTTTGCCCATATCCAGAATACCGCCACTCAGTACAACCTGCCCGCCCCTCTGGGTCGCATCGCCAAGCCGAGCGAGCGGGGGGATCTGCTGAGCAAGTTCCCCGATCCGGTGGTGCGCAGGATGGTGGAGGTCGATCTTCTGACCATCGAGCATTATGAGCAACTGCTGGACCGATTGGAGCGGGAACTCGAAAAAGTGGCCACACGGCACGATCCGGTCAATCTCTCTTTGCTCAAGAGCATCCCCGGTGTCGGAAAGATTCTCGGCATGGTCATGCTCTACGAGATCGAGGATATCGCTCGTTTCCCCCGCGAGCAGGATTTTGCCTCCTACTGCCGATTGGTCAAACCGGCCAAGCAGTCCAACGGCAAAAGCTACGGCCACTCAGGCAAGAAGATCGGCAACGCGCATCTGCGCTGGGCCTTTGGCGAAGCGGTGGTGCTGATGCTCAAGGGCAACGCGCCGGCGCAACAGGTCAAGCAGAGACTCGCCAGCAAGCACGGCAAAGGCAAGGCCATGGCGATCCTCGCACACCGACTGGGAAGAGCCGTCTATTACATGCTCAAGAATCAGGTGCCTTTTGATCAGGAGCTTTTCCTGCGCAAGAGCACCTGA
- a CDS encoding integron integrase, translating into MSKPMGGGASESQFWRNYQNILVQKQVNPQHFQWYVKWCQQFTKFIGALPLMDCQPAHVSVFLDNLKSSKAIEEWQYRQARTALWYLFRDYLKISWAADGQRNRAVPQYPSRPPALSEAHQATLRKLRSTLVGRQYAKRTVGAYLDWATRFLGYYPHRNIADLDAAAVRAYLSDLAETHNVAVNTQKQALNALVFLFQESEKIPLGDFSDFARARKPIKVPVVLSRDEVSALLRELPSPLSLMGNLLYGGGMRLMEVIRLRIKDVDFALGQIVVRDGKGRKDRITMLPEICLDPLKQQIAEARLIHAQDLAKNYGEVWLPSALIKKYPGAARDWRWQYVFPASRMSVDPESGKVRRHHFDESAVQRAVREAARQIGLSKTVTPHTLRHSFATHLLESGYDIRTVQELLGHADVATTMIYTHVLSRPGIGVRSPLDVV; encoded by the coding sequence ATGTCTAAACCTATGGGGGGTGGTGCGTCTGAATCTCAGTTCTGGCGGAACTATCAAAACATTTTGGTTCAGAAACAGGTCAATCCGCAGCATTTTCAGTGGTATGTCAAATGGTGTCAGCAGTTTACCAAATTTATTGGCGCATTGCCATTAATGGATTGCCAACCCGCCCATGTCTCGGTTTTTCTCGATAACCTCAAGTCAAGCAAGGCTATCGAGGAGTGGCAGTATCGTCAGGCTCGTACGGCTTTGTGGTACCTGTTCCGTGATTATCTGAAGATTTCCTGGGCTGCAGATGGCCAGAGGAATCGAGCAGTACCTCAATATCCTTCAAGACCTCCGGCTCTTTCCGAAGCCCATCAGGCAACGCTGAGGAAGCTGCGCAGCACTCTGGTCGGCCGTCAGTATGCCAAACGCACGGTCGGCGCCTACCTGGATTGGGCGACGAGGTTTCTGGGCTACTATCCCCATCGGAACATTGCCGATCTGGATGCCGCTGCCGTCAGGGCTTACCTGTCCGATCTGGCTGAGACGCACAACGTGGCAGTCAATACGCAGAAGCAGGCGCTCAATGCTCTGGTCTTTCTATTTCAGGAATCGGAAAAAATTCCCTTGGGGGATTTTTCCGACTTTGCCCGAGCCAGGAAGCCCATCAAGGTGCCGGTGGTGCTCTCACGCGATGAGGTCTCGGCTTTATTGCGAGAGCTGCCCTCCCCGTTGTCTTTGATGGGCAACTTGCTCTATGGGGGTGGAATGCGTCTCATGGAGGTGATCCGCTTGCGCATCAAGGATGTGGATTTTGCGCTGGGCCAGATTGTGGTGCGCGATGGCAAGGGGCGTAAGGATCGCATCACCATGCTGCCTGAAATCTGTCTTGATCCCCTTAAGCAGCAGATTGCCGAGGCTCGTCTGATTCATGCCCAGGATCTGGCCAAGAACTACGGGGAGGTCTGGCTGCCCTCGGCCTTGATAAAAAAATACCCCGGTGCCGCCCGTGACTGGCGCTGGCAGTACGTCTTTCCTGCCTCGCGGATGAGCGTCGACCCCGAGAGCGGCAAGGTGAGGCGTCATCACTTTGATGAGTCGGCTGTGCAGCGCGCGGTCCGCGAGGCTGCCCGCCAGATCGGTCTGAGCAAGACGGTGACGCCCCACACCCTGCGCCATTCCTTTGCCACCCATCTGCTCGAATCGGGCTACGACATCCGCACCGTACAGGAGCTTCTGGGGCATGCGGATGTCGCCACGACCATGATCTATACCCATGTGCTGAGCCGGCCGGGTATCGGGGTGCGCAGCCCTTTGGACGTTGTCTGA
- a CDS encoding GNAT family N-acetyltransferase, translating into MAADTDQQDDDLRIREITIDDFPVVFHIGEELFTSDYSPSMYRTWDEYEITTLYNSDSELCLVAEYRGLILGFALGTTVAKSNSAWKYGYLVWLGVKPGIQKGGVGSALFKEIKRRMREQGVRMIIIDTDADNVAGIRFFEKQGFGNPQQHVYMTLNLSRKTKRKRSKPV; encoded by the coding sequence ATGGCTGCCGACACTGACCAGCAAGACGACGACCTGCGTATCCGCGAGATCACCATCGATGATTTTCCGGTGGTCTTTCATATCGGGGAAGAGCTGTTTACTTCCGATTATTCGCCCAGCATGTATCGCACCTGGGACGAGTACGAAATTACCACGCTTTACAATTCGGACAGCGAACTGTGCCTGGTGGCGGAATACCGGGGATTGATTCTGGGCTTTGCCCTGGGCACCACGGTGGCGAAGAGCAATTCGGCCTGGAAATACGGCTATCTGGTGTGGCTGGGGGTGAAGCCGGGCATCCAGAAGGGCGGCGTGGGGTCGGCGCTGTTCAAGGAGATCAAGCGGCGCATGCGCGAGCAGGGGGTGCGCATGATTATTATCGACACCGACGCCGATAACGTGGCGGGTATCCGCTTTTTTGAGAAGCAGGGTTTTGGTAATCCTCAGCAGCACGTCTACATGACTCTCAATCTTTCGCGCAAGACCAAGCGCAAGAGGAGTAAACCGGTATGA
- a CDS encoding M20 family metallopeptidase encodes MSDRLERVWHAIDPARLRTTLMEMLEIYSPAGKEEDVQLYLEEVLQRAGFAVERQEVEEDRFNLRVTMGSAPPRLYLVGHVDTVPAWDLEEFEPVEEWGVVRGLGSADMKGGCAAMVETFIALASLPDAERPPVGLLLVVGEEENGDGSATFLQTETPPWVVIGEPTSLAPCFSHYGYLEAGLVTRGRRIHSSLPELGHNAIESMLRVLLHLGRHPLFSRETPELVYSIRELSSSRAGFVVPDRCETWIDIHLPPEIDPAVVRQEMEKQVEEASAFVDSLEIEMTFTFDSRGYRLDADNWLAGVLEEVYPRLNLPLQHDAFRSHSDGNLFFEAGVKPLILGPGSLETAHTPDEQTTLGQVEDAARIYAALCLAAE; translated from the coding sequence ATGAGCGACCGTCTGGAGCGTGTCTGGCACGCCATCGACCCGGCCCGGCTGCGCACGACGCTGATGGAGATGCTGGAGATCTATTCGCCGGCGGGCAAGGAGGAGGATGTGCAGCTCTACCTGGAAGAGGTTCTGCAGCGGGCCGGCTTTGCCGTGGAGCGGCAGGAGGTGGAGGAGGACCGCTTCAACCTGCGGGTGACGATGGGGAGCGCGCCGCCGCGCCTCTACCTGGTGGGTCATGTCGATACGGTGCCGGCCTGGGATCTGGAAGAGTTTGAGCCGGTGGAAGAGTGGGGCGTGGTGCGTGGTCTCGGCAGCGCCGACATGAAGGGGGGCTGCGCCGCCATGGTGGAGACCTTTATCGCCCTGGCTTCCCTGCCGGACGCGGAGCGGCCGCCGGTGGGGCTGCTGCTGGTGGTGGGGGAGGAGGAGAACGGCGACGGCAGCGCCACCTTTTTGCAGACCGAGACGCCGCCCTGGGTGGTGATCGGCGAACCGACCTCGCTGGCGCCCTGTTTCAGTCATTACGGCTATCTGGAGGCGGGGCTGGTCACGCGCGGCCGCCGCATCCATTCGTCGCTGCCCGAGCTGGGCCACAACGCCATCGAGTCGATGCTGCGGGTGCTGCTGCACCTGGGGCGCCACCCGCTGTTCAGCCGCGAGACGCCGGAGCTGGTCTATTCCATCCGCGAGCTCAGTTCGTCGCGGGCGGGCTTCGTGGTGCCCGACCGCTGCGAGACCTGGATCGATATCCATCTGCCGCCCGAGATCGATCCGGCCGTTGTGCGACAGGAGATGGAGAAGCAGGTCGAAGAGGCCTCGGCCTTTGTGGACAGCCTGGAAATCGAGATGACCTTCACCTTCGATTCCCGCGGCTACCGACTGGACGCCGACAACTGGCTGGCCGGGGTGCTGGAGGAGGTCTATCCACGTCTGAATCTGCCCCTGCAGCATGACGCTTTCCGCTCCCACTCGGACGGCAACCTCTTTTTTGAAGCCGGCGTCAAACCGCTTATTCTCGGGCCCGGTTCGCTGGAGACGGCCCACACCCCGGATGAACAGACCACCTTGGGACAGGTGGAGGACGCCGCCCGTATCTACGCCGCTCTCTGTCTGGCGGCCGAGTAG
- a CDS encoding M48 family metallopeptidase, translating to MTTETKDMIKRGIDAAERGNMVEAIHLLENAAKDAKTPMVKSYLAYCLAREHRQLKQAASMCHEAMQLDPNNPVHYLNLGRIYILADQKYRAIQTFRKGLKLGRNARIVAELKNLGLRKPSVFPALSRDNPLNKYLGILSSKLGVR from the coding sequence ATGACGACAGAAACCAAAGACATGATCAAGCGGGGGATTGACGCCGCCGAGCGCGGCAATATGGTGGAGGCGATTCATCTGCTGGAGAACGCGGCCAAGGACGCCAAGACGCCCATGGTCAAGTCCTATCTGGCCTATTGCCTGGCCCGGGAGCATCGGCAGCTGAAGCAGGCGGCCAGCATGTGCCACGAGGCCATGCAGCTCGACCCGAACAATCCGGTTCACTATCTCAACCTGGGCCGCATTTATATTCTGGCCGATCAGAAGTATCGCGCCATTCAGACGTTTCGCAAAGGGCTCAAGCTGGGGCGCAATGCCCGCATCGTGGCCGAACTCAAGAACCTGGGGCTGCGCAAGCCCTCCGTATTTCCCGCTCTTTCCCGCGATAATCCGCTGAATAAATACCTCGGCATTCTGTCCTCCAAGCTGGGAGTCCGTTGA
- the glpD gene encoding glycerol-3-phosphate dehydrogenase encodes MMDKDGTASDRWQRDLTRLAGRRFDALIVGGGINGAGLARDLALRGLQVALVEKGDFASGTSSTSTKLIHGGLRYLETYSFHLVFESQRERRTLQHIAPHLVRPLSFLIPVYRDDPRPLWMIRAGLTLYDLLALFRNTHHHSILSAEEALRREPVLQDAGLVGVARYWDCRMDDARLCLENVLAAVEAGAEAVNYAEVVELLKREGRTCGALVRDRESGAELEVEAEVVVNTAGPWLDKVCALDGDTDRKLRPTRGTHIVVPRISRGGEALYLSSKSDARLFFVVPWGDYSLVGTTDVDYAGDPDTVTPTEDDIDYLLAESGRHLRDHPLRRQDVLAAFAGLRPLVAEESVKASRVSREHRIFVSSSGLISVGGGKYTTYRSMAAEMADLVVRRLGRGQADCRTDRLPLPGGQTGDFDRYVQDRLAALCGRSGLSPRVMERLLGLYGSRIDQVLALGRREPGLLEPVSSGSELLGVQVAYAADFELARTVEDVLRRRSSLALEEGCGLADAEAVADLLGERLQAATTQRQEWLRHYRRVTHGQGKERA; translated from the coding sequence ATGATGGACAAAGATGGAACCGCCAGCGACCGCTGGCAGCGCGACCTGACGCGCCTGGCCGGGCGGCGTTTCGACGCCCTCATTGTCGGTGGCGGCATCAACGGGGCCGGGCTGGCGCGCGACCTGGCTCTGCGCGGTCTGCAGGTGGCGCTGGTGGAAAAGGGCGATTTTGCCTCGGGTACCTCGAGTACCTCGACCAAACTCATCCACGGCGGCCTGCGCTACCTGGAAACCTACAGCTTCCATCTGGTTTTCGAGTCCCAGCGGGAGCGCAGAACCCTGCAGCACATCGCCCCCCATCTGGTGCGTCCTCTCTCCTTTCTCATCCCCGTCTATCGGGATGACCCCCGCCCCCTGTGGATGATCCGGGCCGGACTCACCCTCTATGATCTGCTGGCTCTTTTTCGCAACACCCACCATCACAGTATTCTCTCCGCCGAGGAAGCTCTGCGGCGGGAGCCCGTGCTGCAGGACGCCGGCCTGGTCGGCGTGGCTCGTTACTGGGACTGCCGTATGGACGATGCCCGCCTCTGCCTCGAAAACGTACTGGCGGCGGTGGAGGCCGGGGCCGAGGCCGTGAACTATGCCGAAGTGGTGGAGCTGCTCAAACGGGAAGGGCGCACCTGCGGCGCCCTGGTGCGCGATCGGGAGAGCGGTGCCGAGCTGGAGGTAGAGGCCGAGGTGGTGGTCAATACGGCTGGCCCCTGGCTGGATAAAGTCTGCGCCCTGGATGGCGACACCGACCGCAAGCTGCGCCCCACCCGCGGCACGCACATCGTGGTGCCGCGCATCAGTCGGGGGGGCGAGGCCCTTTACCTGAGCTCCAAGAGCGACGCCCGCCTCTTTTTTGTTGTCCCCTGGGGCGACTATTCGTTGGTGGGCACCACCGACGTCGACTATGCCGGTGACCCCGACACGGTGACGCCGACAGAGGACGATATCGATTATCTGCTGGCCGAATCGGGTCGCCACCTGCGCGATCACCCGCTGCGGCGCCAGGATGTGCTGGCGGCCTTTGCCGGTCTGCGCCCCCTGGTGGCGGAAGAGTCGGTGAAGGCTTCCCGCGTCTCCCGCGAGCATCGCATCTTTGTCTCTTCATCCGGGCTGATTTCCGTCGGCGGCGGCAAATATACCACCTATCGTTCCATGGCGGCCGAGATGGCCGACCTGGTGGTCCGGCGCTTGGGACGCGGGCAGGCAGATTGCCGGACGGACCGCCTGCCGCTGCCGGGCGGCCAGACGGGTGATTTTGACCGCTATGTCCAGGACCGGCTGGCCGCGCTCTGCGGGCGCAGCGGGCTGTCGCCGCGGGTCATGGAACGCCTGCTGGGCCTTTACGGCAGCCGCATCGACCAGGTGCTGGCCCTGGGCCGCCGTGAGCCCGGTCTGCTGGAACCGGTCAGCTCCGGTTCCGAACTGCTGGGCGTGCAGGTGGCCTACGCCGCCGACTTTGAGCTGGCCCGTACGGTGGAAGATGTGTTGCGGCGCCGCAGCAGCCTGGCGCTGGAGGAAGGCTGCGGTCTGGCCGATGCGGAGGCGGTGGCCGACCTGCTGGGTGAGCGGCTGCAGGCGGCGACGACCCAAAGACAGGAATGGCTGCGGCATTACCGCCGCGTTACCCATGGGCAAGGAAAGGAAAGGGCATGA
- a CDS encoding leucyl aminopeptidase has product MNLHLKKGSPLQQKTACLVLGVFEGKFKTPLLKELDQALGGALGRAVRDGEFTGKVRETVLFHPGKALPAERVLLAGLGKEKSAGLEYLRQVAGTVSGALQSRRIHSFACNFLSLPVRGGGLAERAQAIAEGLLLGTYRFDRFRTENGKELPPPLKDGVLLVDKQAEVTAARRGLDEARAICRGVCLARDLVNEPGNVKSPEYLAQTARTLADEGSFALRVLERDALEKEGFGGLLGVAQGSVREPRLIVMEYSGGSSEAKPIVLVGKGVVFDAGGISLKPAEKMDEMKMDMAGAAAVLGTFQAVAALKLPINLVGIVPAVENMPSGSAMRPGDILTSLSGRTIEVLNTDAEGRLILADALTWAKRYEPRLVIDLATLTGACVIALGHQATAVLGNHDGLIRQLIRAGENSGERLWQLPLWDEYAAQLKSDVADLKNTGGRPAGTITAAAFLQKFAEDTSWAHLDIAGTAWEEKGRPYVPKGGTGVGVRLLVHYLKTVAGA; this is encoded by the coding sequence ATGAATCTTCACCTGAAAAAAGGCTCCCCTCTGCAGCAGAAGACCGCCTGTCTGGTGCTGGGGGTATTTGAAGGCAAGTTCAAGACGCCGCTGCTCAAGGAACTCGATCAGGCTCTCGGGGGTGCTCTGGGCCGGGCGGTGCGCGACGGCGAATTCACCGGCAAGGTGCGCGAGACCGTCCTCTTTCATCCCGGCAAGGCCCTGCCGGCGGAAAGGGTGCTGCTGGCCGGGCTCGGCAAAGAGAAGAGCGCCGGCCTCGAATATCTGCGTCAGGTGGCCGGTACGGTGAGCGGCGCTCTGCAGTCACGGCGTATCCACTCCTTTGCCTGCAATTTCCTCAGCCTCCCGGTGCGGGGCGGCGGTCTGGCGGAGCGGGCGCAGGCTATTGCCGAAGGATTGCTGCTGGGAACGTACCGTTTCGACCGTTTCCGCACGGAGAACGGCAAGGAGCTCCCTCCCCCCCTGAAGGACGGGGTGCTGCTGGTGGATAAGCAGGCGGAGGTGACTGCCGCCCGCCGCGGCCTGGACGAGGCCCGCGCCATCTGCCGGGGGGTCTGTCTGGCCCGGGACCTGGTCAATGAGCCCGGCAACGTGAAGTCTCCCGAATACCTGGCCCAGACCGCCCGAACTTTGGCTGACGAAGGGAGCTTCGCCCTGCGGGTACTCGAGCGGGACGCCCTGGAGAAAGAAGGTTTCGGGGGGCTGCTGGGCGTGGCGCAGGGGAGCGTGCGGGAGCCCCGCCTGATCGTCATGGAATACAGCGGTGGCAGCAGCGAGGCCAAGCCCATCGTGCTGGTGGGCAAAGGCGTGGTTTTTGACGCCGGCGGCATTTCGCTCAAACCGGCGGAAAAGATGGACGAGATGAAGATGGACATGGCCGGGGCGGCCGCCGTGCTGGGCACCTTTCAGGCCGTGGCGGCGCTGAAGCTGCCCATCAATCTCGTCGGCATCGTGCCGGCGGTGGAAAACATGCCGTCGGGTTCGGCCATGCGCCCGGGGGATATCCTCACCTCTCTGTCGGGCCGCACTATCGAGGTGCTCAACACCGACGCCGAGGGACGCCTGATTCTGGCCGACGCCCTGACCTGGGCCAAGCGCTATGAACCGCGCCTGGTCATCGACCTCGCTACCCTGACGGGAGCCTGCGTCATCGCCTTGGGGCACCAGGCCACGGCGGTGCTGGGCAACCACGACGGCCTCATCCGCCAGCTCATTAGGGCCGGCGAGAACAGTGGCGAGCGCCTCTGGCAGCTGCCCCTGTGGGACGAATATGCCGCCCAGCTCAAGAGCGACGTGGCCGACCTCAAGAACACGGGGGGAAGACCGGCCGGGACCATCACCGCCGCCGCCTTCTTGCAGAAGTTCGCGGAGGATACCTCCTGGGCCCACCTGGACATCGCCGGCACGGCCTGGGAAGAAAAGGGACGGCCTTATGTGCCCAAGGGGGGGACTGGGGTCGGCGTTCGTCTGCTCGTCCACTACCTCAAGACGGTGGCCGGGGCTTAG
- the ettA gene encoding energy-dependent translational throttle protein EttA, with protein MSNEGNKVIYSMIGVSKFYNKKPVLKDIYLSYFYGAKIGVLGLNGSGKSSLLRILAGVDKDFNGKTILSDGYTVGYLEQEPLLDDNRTVRQIVEEGVQETVDLLKEFEEINMKFAEPMSDDEMAALCDRQAQVQEKLDAQDAWDLDSRLEMAMDALRCPPGETQVAVLSGGEKRRVALCRLLLQKPDILLLDEPTNHLDAETVGWLEQHLQRYAGTVIAVTHDRYFLDNVAGWILELDRGEGIPWKGNYSSWLEQKQERLRQEEKAESNRQKTLERELEWIRMSPKGRHAKGQARISAYEKLLGQENEKRAQDLELYIPPGPRLGNVVIEAKEVSKAYGERLLVENMTFNLPPGGLVGIIGPNGAGKTTLFRMITGQEQPDAGSIRIGDTVKLAYVDQSRTLDPEKTIWQEISGGQEQIQLGKQLISSRGYVSRFNFSGADQQKKVGSLSGGERNRVHLAKMLREEANVLLLDEPTNDLDVNTMRALEEALENYAGCAVVISHDRWFLDRIATHILAFEGDSRVVWFEGNYSEYEADRKARLGAAADQPHRIKYRQLTR; from the coding sequence ATGAGCAACGAAGGCAATAAAGTCATCTATTCGATGATCGGCGTCAGCAAGTTCTACAACAAGAAGCCGGTCCTCAAGGATATCTATCTGTCCTACTTCTACGGCGCCAAGATCGGCGTCCTCGGCCTCAACGGCTCGGGCAAAAGCTCGCTGCTGCGCATTCTGGCCGGAGTGGACAAGGACTTCAACGGCAAGACCATCCTTTCAGACGGCTACACCGTCGGCTACCTGGAGCAGGAGCCGCTCCTTGACGATAACCGCACCGTGCGGCAGATCGTCGAGGAGGGCGTGCAGGAAACCGTTGATCTGCTCAAGGAATTCGAAGAGATCAACATGAAGTTCGCCGAGCCGATGAGCGACGATGAAATGGCGGCGCTCTGCGACCGGCAGGCCCAGGTACAGGAAAAACTCGACGCCCAGGACGCCTGGGATCTTGACTCGCGGCTGGAGATGGCTATGGACGCCCTGCGCTGCCCCCCCGGCGAGACGCAGGTCGCTGTCCTCTCCGGGGGCGAGAAGCGCCGCGTGGCGCTGTGCCGTCTGCTGCTGCAGAAGCCGGACATCCTGCTGCTGGACGAGCCGACCAACCACCTCGACGCCGAGACCGTCGGCTGGCTCGAGCAGCACCTGCAGCGCTATGCCGGCACCGTCATCGCCGTCACCCACGACCGGTACTTCCTCGACAACGTCGCCGGCTGGATTCTGGAGCTCGACCGGGGCGAAGGCATCCCCTGGAAGGGCAACTATTCTTCCTGGCTGGAGCAGAAGCAGGAGCGTCTGCGTCAGGAAGAGAAGGCCGAGTCGAACCGGCAGAAGACGCTGGAGCGCGAACTGGAGTGGATCCGCATGTCCCCCAAGGGGCGGCATGCCAAGGGGCAGGCCCGCATCAGCGCCTACGAAAAGCTGTTGGGGCAGGAGAACGAAAAACGCGCCCAGGATCTGGAGCTTTACATTCCGCCGGGGCCCCGTCTTGGCAACGTGGTCATCGAGGCCAAGGAGGTTAGCAAGGCCTACGGCGAGCGCCTGCTGGTGGAAAACATGACCTTCAACCTTCCCCCCGGCGGCCTCGTCGGGATCATCGGTCCCAACGGCGCCGGCAAGACGACCCTGTTCCGCATGATCACGGGGCAGGAGCAGCCCGATGCCGGCAGCATCCGCATTGGCGACACGGTAAAGCTGGCCTACGTCGACCAGAGCCGCACGCTCGACCCCGAAAAGACCATCTGGCAGGAGATTTCCGGCGGGCAGGAGCAGATTCAGCTCGGCAAGCAGCTGATCAGCTCCCGCGGCTACGTCTCTCGCTTCAACTTCTCCGGGGCCGACCAGCAGAAGAAGGTCGGCAGTCTCTCCGGTGGCGAGCGCAACCGTGTGCACCTGGCCAAGATGCTGCGCGAGGAGGCCAACGTGCTGCTGCTGGACGAGCCGACCAACGACCTGGACGTCAACACCATGCGGGCGCTGGAGGAGGCCCTCGAGAACTACGCCGGCTGCGCCGTGGTTATCAGCCACGACCGCTGGTTTCTCGACCGCATCGCCACCCATATCCTTGCCTTCGAGGGGGACAGTCGCGTCGTCTGGTTCGAGGGGAACTATTCGGAATACGAGGCCGACCGCAAAGCCCGTCTCGGTGCCGCCGCCGACCAGCCCCACCGCATCAAGTACCGGCAGCTCACCCGCTGA